The Humulus lupulus chromosome 7, drHumLupu1.1, whole genome shotgun sequence region TAAGTTTTACTCACCAACGACTCATCACCTTAGTATTCTACAAAGTGTTGTTGAGGGAAGGTAGTCTTGAATATCTAACATCTAATCTAGATCTAGATAAATACATGCTACTCTTTCTGATTTCACATCAGTTTCTTACAAATTTTATTCATGTTACAGTTCGGTTGCGAATTCATTAATTCGAAGTTACAAAAGGAGCTTCAATGGATTTGCAGCAAAACTGACTGAGAAAGAAAGACTTAAGCTCGCCAGTAAGTCATCTAGAACTCGTAGCTGTTCCAATTGAACTAAGTGAACTCGTAGCTGTTCCAATTGAACTAAGTAAAATAAGGAtttgtgataaaaaaaaaaaaattgcaacatGTATTTGAAAATGGTTGTTGGCAGGTTCAAAGGAGGTAGTCTCAATTTTTTCAAGTAAAATTTATCAAACTCAAACAACAAGATCTTGGGACTTCTTGGGACTCCGCGAGACAGTGAGTCGAAATCCGACCATTGAGAGTGATACTATAATTGGTGTTATTGACACTGGAATTTGGCCAGAGTCAGAGAGCTTTAGTGATGAAGGTTTTGGTCCTCCTCCAAAGAAATGGAAGGGGGGCTGTGCAGGCGGCCAAAATTTCACTTGCAACAAgtactttttctattttttttaattgaaagtAAATAAATACGTATCACTTTTCTTTTGATACCCTTTTACAATGTTTCTGTATATAATCTTGATTTTTCAGCAAGATCATTGGAGCTCGGTACTATCAATCAATTACGTCAGATGTGTCAGCAAGAGATACTGAAGGTCATGGAAGCCATACAGCCTCAACAGCAGCCGGGAACAATGTAAAAGACTCAAGTTTTTATGGACTTGCCAAAGGCACTGCAAGAGGAGGGGTTCCCTCTTCAAGAATTTCTGTCTATAAAGTCTGCAACCCCTTAAAGTGCTATTCAGCAGCTATTTTGGCTGCATTTGATGATGCAATTGCTGATGGGGTTGACATCATTACAATATCAATAAATCCTTATTCCCTAGAAACATTCGAAGATGATTCGATTGCTATTGGCGCTTTCCATGCGATGGAGAAAGGGATATTAACCTTAAATTGTGCAGGAAATAGTGGCCCTTCTCTTGgaactatgctaagttcagcaccATGGCTTATGACAGTAGCTGCAAGTAGCATAGATCGAAGAATAATTGACAAGGTTATTGTTGGCAATGGAACATCCAACATATTTGTATGTCCTCCTTATCTTTTGCTTCTTAGAATAGTGTTATTACTATCTCTAAGTTTTGACACTTCTTTTACATGATTGGTTATGGCTTTTATGCTCATTGATTTTTACACAAACAGGGGAATTCTATAAATTCTTTCAATCTGAACAACACAATGCTTCCTCTAGTACATGGAAAAAATGCTTCAAGTCAGTGTTCTGTTTCAATGGCTGGGTACTTTCTCCAATCCTTTCATTCTATCTTCAAAAGTTTCAAAGAAAAATATCAATATGATGAAGAAAAGACATGTTTTCTCTTGACTACATTTTTTTAGGAGTTGTGATGAAGGTTGCCTAGACAGTGGTTTAGTCAAGGGAAAGGTTGTGTTGTGTGATTCACTTTTCGGGATCAAAGAGGCCTATAAAGCTGGTGCAACTGGTTGTATTGCGAACAACGATAGAGCCAGTGGTGTCTCTTTTGTTGTCCCATTCCCTGCATCAGCTTTGAGCCAAGCTGACTATGCATTGGTCTTGTCATACTTAAATTCCACCAAGTATGTATCATTGTATACACCCTTAAATTTGATTAATGTGTTTGTTACCTCAAATAATGCAAGTCTTTCTCTCCTTTTTTTCAGAGATCCTCAAGCAACCATTCTAAGAAGTGAAGCCATAAAAGATTCTTTAGCTCCTGTCGTTGCTTCCTTCTCTTCTCGTGGGCCAAATTTAATCACACCAGATATTCTGAAGGTTCATATTGTTCAATATCCTAGTCCTATTTGCTTTACTTTCATTAGTCTTTTAGAGAAGTATTTTTCTTGGATTACCATGCATAAATGTGTTGCAGCCAGATATAATTGCCCCTGGTCTAAATATATTGGCTGCATATTCTCCTATTAATTCACCCTCAATTAGCCCTGCTGACAAAAGGCATGTGAATTACAATTTCCTATCTGGAACGTCCATGGCTTGCCCCCACGTAGCTGGAGCAGCTGCCTATGTTAAAACATTTCACCCTGATTGGTCTCCTTCAGTCATTAAATCTTCTCTCATGACTACAGGTATTACTCAAGAACTATTTTGCAAAGGTTTACACGACAAAATTTTTTCATTCTCTTCTCCTATGTGTAGGCACACTACCAAACCATGTGACTCTGGGTTATAAATGTGTTTTTAACTGAATTTCTTCTTTATTTGCTTGTAGCTTTGTTGATGAACAATACTGGAAATTCTAATGGAGAATTTGCTTATGGTTCTGGCCATGTCAACCCAATACAAGCTTTAAATCCTGGACTTGTGTATGATTCTTCAGTGGGAGACTACATAAAATTTCTATGCAGCATTGGCTATGATGAAGAAAAAGTTAGGCTTATATCTGGAGATAATAGCAGTTGTCTTCAAGACTCAGGCAAAGCATCACCAAAAGATCTCAATTACCCTTCAATGATTTCTGAAGTTCCCACTGGCAAGCCATTTAGTATTAAGTTTCATAGAAGAGTAAAAAATGTTGGTCAAGCTAACTCCACCTATAAGGCCAAAATTGTTTCAAGATCTCTGATTAGTATCAAAGTTGTGCCTGAAGCTCTTTCTTTCAAGTCACTGAATGAGGAGAAATCTTTTAATGTGATTGTTAATGGTGGTAGTTTATCAAATAATTCTATGGTATCTGCATCACTAGTGTGGTCTGATGGCTCCCATAATGTCAGGAGTCCAATTGTCCTACACAACTTAAAGGGGCCTGGAGTATGAAGACTTCAAATTTAAATACAGTCATTACAATTCAATATTCCTCCATGTTATATTATTTGTATCTCCATTTTTTATTGCACCGATgctataatttttaatataaattggcTAATTGATTCTTTTAATCAGCACATGACAATTCTACATAATGAAATTTTTTGCAATATAATATTGAGATGATAAGTTTCTAAAGAAGTTTTACTTTTTGTTTTATATTTACATGATAACAATGAGAACATTCTTTCTTTATAActtataaaaagaaaaagaaattaaaacctatatcaatatgaaaaaatatatttaataggAAAGCATTCatattttttagaaaaagaaATATTAGGtagtttatattattttatgttatCCTTCagaaatttaaattcaaattatgagttatatttttttctctataatTTGAGAGTCAATTCTATTTAGTACCAAGCAAATATTGAATTTAGataataattttaaacaataaaaaacaTTAAATCATGTCTTTGTGAAATTTGTAATTGTTGACGTAGTTTCAACACCAAGACTCACAAATGCAACAAATCtggaaaattttaatataaaccAGAACTTTGTTGGACGTAGATTCAACATCAAAACTCACAGATGCAACAAATCTGGAAAAACGTAAATACAAACCAGAACTTAATTCAAACAGTTAGAGTGCAAAGCGAAATGGAAAACAAATAATGGAAAGAACACACTGAAATTATCCTGGTTCAACAACAATTTGTTGTCTACATCCAGCAGAGCTAGTCCACCATAAAGATCAGATTACAAGCCTAATCATAGAGATCTCAACTCTTCTTTGAGCAACTATTTCTTGAGTACAAAACCCAGCTAAGGCTTCTCTTGATCCATACACCTTAACTCTCACACAATACTCCAAGAACTCTCAAACACTCAGAAGAACTCTCTCCTCACGTAtacaaatctctctctctctcactcagcTTTTCTAAAAAATGAATACTTCTTTACAAAATGAAAATAAAGGACTAGCTTATATATCCACTTGACACCTACATAACTAAATATTGTTACAACTAAATAATAGTTGTTAGGTTGGTTATAAacaaatgaaaatttgtgagaatTACTCCACAAATCCACCTTAATTCTTGCAACTTGAATCTGAATATTGATGAGTGGACATCCTAGCTCAGTACCCTCTTCATTTTTCTCCAAGTTGGATCAAGTTTAAGCAATGCCTaaacttgtccaaagtcaatacTTTAGTTCCCAAGTCAGCAGGGTTCTCTTCAGTAGGAACCTTTTCCAATTTGATCACTTGTTGATGAATCTTTTCTCTAATCCAAAACATTCGGATATCAATGTGTTTGGGCTTCTCATGATATGAAGGATTTTTGCACAAATGTATTGAAGATTGGCTGTCTGAAAATACAGTAGCTCTTCCCTTCAAAATATTCAATTCTTGTAACAATCCCTGTAGCCAAATTGCTTCCTTGAAGGCATCGGTAGTTGCCATAAATTATGACTCTATAATGGAGAGTGCAACAGGTTGTAGCTTTAATATATCTCAGCAACCACTTGACTGCTTCCCAATGTTGAATCCCTGGATTTGACATGTATCTACTTAACACACTCATAGCATGAGCTATGTCAAGTCTTGTGATAATCATGACAAACATCATACTTCCTACAGCAATAACATAAGGTATCTTTGCCATCTTTTCCCTTTCTTCTTCTGTCTTTGGTGATTGATCAGCTGTCAAATTGAAGTGTCCTGCAAGTGGTAACTTTACTGGTTTGGTGTCCTACATATTGAACTTCTGTAGCACCTTTCTAAAGTATCCCTTTTGTGACAACACCATCTTCCTCTTCAGTCTATCTCTATGTATCTCAATGccaagaatcttctttgccattccgagatctttcatctcaaactCACCGTGTAATTTTTTCTTTAGCCAACTCACTTTCTCCTTTTCCTTGCTAATCAagagcatatcatctacatatattaGTAGATAGATAGCTTCAGCTTTCTCTAAGTCCTTATAATACAAGCATGCATCAAAGTTGAATTTTGTGAGCCCAAGTGGGGTGATAAACATATCGAATCTCTTATTCCATTGCCGAGGAGATTGCTTCAGCACATAAAGTGACTTCTTAAGTTGACACACTAGATCTTTCCCCGGTTTCTCCACCTTGAATCCCTCAGGTTGTTCCATAAAAATAGTTTCTTCAAGATTCCCATGTAAAAACACTGTCTTTACATCCATTTGCTCCACCTCAAAATCATGATTGATAGCTAATGAAAGTAAAATTATGATTGTTTTAAACTTAGCCACCGATGAGAATATGTCAGTATAGTCCACTCCTTCCTCTTGAGTGAACCCTTTTGCAACAACTCTTGCTTTGTACCTGGCTTATTCCTCACTTGAAATACCTTCTTtaattttgaaaatccatttgcaTGAAACAACCTTCTTCTCTGCTGGCCTTTCCACCAAATCCCATGTTTTGTTCTTCCTAAGAGAGTCCATTTCCTCTTGCATGACTGCTTTCCATTTATTTGACTTTTTGCTCATTAATGCTTCTTTAACATTTGCTGGTTCTTGAGCATTTTCTATCATAATAGCTGTGTTCAATGCAAATGCAACCAAATCCATCTCATCTCCAAATCTGGTTACTGGCTTATCTCTCTCTTGGCTCTGTCTCTAACCAATTGGTAATCAACTAAAGGATGCATGTGATCTGATCTTGTAATGTTTTCAATCTCAGCACTTGAACTCGAACTCCTAGTCTCATTTGTCAAACCACTGGTTTCATCTTTCAAACCACTATATTCATCTTGTTCATTCTCCGATGCAACAATTCTGGGAAGTTGAACTTCAAATTCAATCATCTCACCATCACTGTCATTTATACCTGCATCATGAACATAATCTCCCTTCACTTTGTTCAAGTGTGGAAAGTTAGTCTCATCAAATACCGCATCCTTACTTATAATGATCTTAAAGTGATTGTCTTCTAGAGAGCACAACCTATATCCCTTAGTACCGTCTGGATATCCTAGGAACAAGCATTTGACAGATCTTGACTCCAATTTATAACCTCTTTTATGTGCATAAGCTACACATCCAAAGGATATAAGGTGTGACAAACTTGGTTTCTTATTAGTCCACAATTCCTCTGGTGTTTTCAAATCAATTTTCCTATTAGGACTTCTATTAACAAGATAGCATGCAGATGCTAAAGCCTCACCCCAAAATATTTTTGACAAACCAGCCCCTAAAAGTAAGCATCTAACCTTGTTTAAAAGAGTCTTATTCATTCTCTCAGCTACATCGTTTTGTTGAGGGGTATGTATAACTGTTCTATGTCTTTCTATACTCAATTCTTTGCACAACAAATTAAATTCATGGTTTATAAACTCTAGAACATTATTTGCTCTTAAAACTTTAACTCTTAGTCCAATTTGATTTTCAACAAGTAATTTCCATTCTCTAAACTTAGTTATGCATTCGGATTTTTCCCTTAACAAATACACCCAAACCTTACGGCTATAGTCATCTAAAATAGAGAGAAAATACCTCCTTCCACCATGAGTTGAGACACAACTTGCACCCCATAGATCTACATGGACACAATCAAGAATTTGTTTTGCTTTGTGCTTGCTGAGTTTGAACTTCAATCTACGCTGTTTTCCTCTTATGCAAGTCTCACAAAAATTTAGACTCCCTGGTTTATGTTTCTCCAATAAACCTTATTTGTACAGGTCTTCCAATCCATGCTCACTAATGTGGCCCATTCTCACATGCCACAATTT contains the following coding sequences:
- the LOC133791155 gene encoding subtilisin-like protease SBT4.6; protein product: MSKQFQAWRKATMEMDDTVSLSKTQKFHNRGTIHSPSLSSTSADSTGRRPQKCFSSMGKYGTFQFYHFLSIFILTISFSCKANEDREVYIVYMGAIKDKFYSPTTHHLSILQSVVEGSSVANSLIRSYKRSFNGFAAKLTEKERLKLASSKEVVSIFSSKIYQTQTTRSWDFLGLRETVSRNPTIESDTIIGVIDTGIWPESESFSDEGFGPPPKKWKGGCAGGQNFTCNNKIIGARYYQSITSDVSARDTEGHGSHTASTAAGNNVKDSSFYGLAKGTARGGVPSSRISVYKVCNPLKCYSAAILAAFDDAIADGVDIITISINPYSLETFEDDSIAIGAFHAMEKGILTLNCAGNSGPSLGTMLSSAPWLMTVAASSIDRRIIDKVIVGNGTSNIFGNSINSFNLNNTMLPLVHGKNASSQCSVSMAGSCDEGCLDSGLVKGKVVLCDSLFGIKEAYKAGATGCIANNDRASGVSFVVPFPASALSQADYALVLSYLNSTKDPQATILRSEAIKDSLAPVVASFSSRGPNLITPDILKPDIIAPGLNILAAYSPINSPSISPADKRHVNYNFLSGTSMACPHVAGAAAYVKTFHPDWSPSVIKSSLMTTALLMNNTGNSNGEFAYGSGHVNPIQALNPGLVYDSSVGDYIKFLCSIGYDEEKVRLISGDNSSCLQDSGKASPKDLNYPSMISEVPTGKPFSIKFHRRVKNVGQANSTYKAKIVSRSLISIKVVPEALSFKSLNEEKSFNVIVNGGSLSNNSMVSASLVWSDGSHNVRSPIVLHNLKGPGV